In Desulfofustis limnaeus, the genomic stretch CGATGCTCAAGGGCAATGCCTTTCTCGACCAATACTGTCTGGAAAACGTCGAGTCAACGGACGTGCAGCAGCTGATGGAAGTGGTGGAGTGCGTTCAAGACGCCGCCATTGAGCAGGATTTCCCGCGCAAGTGGCCGGCCAAGGTGGCAATCACCACCAGGGCAGGCGAAACCTACCACTGCCGTATCGATCATCCCAAGGGCGATCCGGAAAACCCGTTGAGCTGGGAAGAAATCATCGCCAAATTTGACAGCCTCGCCGGAGCGGTGCTGGATGGAGGTCGACGTAACGATACCGTGGCCCGAGTGCGGGCGCTCGAGCAGTGCAGTTCTGTTCGGGAACTGATGGAGACGCTGCAGCGTTAAGATTGATTGGCGGGTGCGCTCTGATTGTTGCGGTTCACGGCGAGCGCACTAACTTTTGGGAACCTTGAAAAAGTGCCGTTTCGTCCAGTCTCATCGTAGCGCAATCACATTTTATCCTCGGAATATCATGTATATGCCTGCGATAAAATTCTCTTGCGCGCCTCGATCTTGAACGAAATTTCGAATTTTTCAAGGGCCCCTTTTCAGGCAATCCCTCAGGATCGCCTCAATGAGGTCCGGGGGCAGGTTGCGCAGACGCCAGATGGCTGCTTGTTCCCGGCAGTGCGCGGTCAGCTCGGGAATCTGCTCGACGGTGATCGCCCAATCACTGAGTCGAGGGCTGCTGCCGCCAGCCTCGAGAAACGACTCGATCGCCGTCACGGTCAAAGCGGCGGCTTGCGCCTCGTTCGTCTCGTCGATGGCAAATACCGCGCGGCCGAAGGCGGCCAATCGACCACCGAATCTGCCGATCTGAAAGGCCAACCAACCCGGAAGCAGCGCTGCCAGTCCAGCGCCATGGGGGATTTCCTGGCGGACCGACAAGGCATGTTCCAGCGCATGCAGCGGCATGGCAATTCTGCCCACTCCGGCGGTCAGGATCCCCGACAAGGCCAGTGATCCGGCCCAGAACATGGTCGCCCGATCTTCGTAACAGAAGGGATCGTTGAACAACCGGCAACAGGCCTCGATGGTCGATTTGCTGACGCTCTCTAGCAATCGCCGTTGCAGCGGAGACGTCTCGATTGCGGCGGACAGGTATACTTCCAGGCAATGGGTCAGGATGTCAACGGCTCCGTACAGCGTCTGAGCCGGCGGAACCGAGCAGGTGAGCGACGGATCGATCAGGCTGGTGCGCGGGAAGAGCAGCCGATGGGCATAGCCGAATTTCCTCTTTTTTTCCTCGTGGGTGAGGACCATGCCACCGTTGTATTCCGATCCGGAACCGGCCACCGTTGGAACCGTCAGTACCGGTAGACTGCGCGTGAGAGGCTTCTTGCCGGTGAACAGCTTCCAGAGATCATGGTTGACGCAACAGCCGGCGGCGATGGCCTTGGCGGTGTCGATTACCGAGCCGCCGCCGACGGCTAGCACCCCCTGGCAGTGATGGCGGATCGCCGTGGCGATACCGGACCGGGCGCCGGCCAGGGTCGGGTTGCTCTCAACGCCGCCTCGTTCATAAAATTCGATGCCCGCCGCGGCCAGGGCGGCAACGATGGTTTCATACAATCCGGAGCGATGGATCGATGATCTGCCGTATACCAGAAGCAGCGGGCCCGACCAGCTGCCGAGTTCAGCAGTCAGGCTCGACAGAGCGTGCCGGCCGAAAATGACCTTGGTGGGATGGTGGAGAACGAAGTCCTGCATGACGTCATGATGGCCAGAGGGCCGCGGTCAGGGCTTGAAACTGTTCGACGGTCAGGGTCTCTCCGCGAATTGACGGCGACAGGCCGAGAGTGGCCAGGGCGTGCAGAATGTGCTGTCGGCGCTGCTCCGGAAGGGATGCCCTCGAGTTTTTCTTCTCTCCCAGACCCAGCGTGCTGGCCAGCAGGTTGTTGACCAGAGTCTTTCTTCGACTGGCGAAGGCTGCCCGCACCAGCTGCTGCAACCGATCAAACGGTACCGGCTGCGGATCGTCATGCAGAAAGGTGATGCGAATGACCTGGGAATCGATTTTCGGACGGGGGTGAAAGTGGTCCGGAGACAAGATCAAAAGTCGTTCGATTCGCGCACAACTCCCCAATAGGACGGTGGGGATGCCGTACGATTTGGTGTTGGGTGCGGCGCTCAGCCGGTCGGCCACCTCCTTCTGCAACATGACCACCACCTGATCGATCACCTGACGATACTCGATGATGCGGAAGATGAACGGGTTGGAGATGGAATAGGGGAGATTGGCGATGATCTTCAACCGCTGACCGGCTTGATCCGCCAGGTGGGTCAGATCGATACGCAGGACATCGCCATGCACCAGCGAGACGTTGGTCGGTAAAATACGTTCCTGCTCGTGATAGCGGATCAAGCCCTGGTCCAGTTCGATGCCGATCACCTGGTTCACCATCGCTGCCAGCGGTATGGTCAAGGCGCCAAGGCCGACGCCGACCTCGACGACCAGATCGGCAGGGCTGAAGCCGGCAGCCGAAACGATGGACTCGGCGGTGGCGCGGTGAATCAAAAAGTTCTGTCCCAAACGTTTCGATGGAGCCAGGTGATGCTCCAGCAAGGTGCTTTTGACTGATTTCGGTCGGTTCACGGGGCCCTCCTGCTCGGCCTTCAGCGCAGAATATGTTTGCTGGAACGTTTCTGCCGATAGTGGACAATGAGGTAGTAGAAGAGGTAATAGCTGGCTATCCCGGGAAGCAGGGCCAACAGACCGCCGCCGATCATCATTACCGTGAAGGTATCGAGGCCGAGATCGGTTATCGCCTGCAGACGGGCGGCTAGATTGTGGTTCCCGTCGAGCAGGTGCAAAACGGATGAGACTTGAAGCCAATCCAGCTGATAGTGGGTAACCAGGTTGCCGATCTTGAAGGAAAGGAAGTAGATCGGCAGCGTCGTCAACGGGTTACAGACCGCGAAACTGGTGATCAGCCCGGCCAGAAAGGATGTTCTGCTCAGTAGCGAGAGCAGGAAAACCATGAGGGTGTGAAACGGGATGGTGGGAGTCAGGCCGACAAAAACCCCGATCGCGGCTCCGCCGGCAATGGCGCGGGGTGTTCCTTTCGTTCTGAGGAGCCTCAGATAGGCAAACTTGGCGGAGCGTTTGAGGTTCATGGCGTTAATGGCCCAGCTTGGAGCGGGAGAACACGTCGTCGCCCCAGCTGCCGTGATCGCCGTTGACATAGCGCTGCAGACCGGCAAAGGCGATCATCGCGGCGTTGTCCGTGCAGTGGGCGGGGGCCGGCAGATACAGGTGCAGTGACGCCTCGGTGCAGCGACGCAGCAATTCCCGGCGGAGGCTCGAATTGGCCGAAACACCGCCGCCGATGACCAGGTGGGAGAGCGCTTCGGTCTGGGCGGCGCGGATGCTTTTTTCCACCAGAACCTCGACAACAGCCTGCTGGAATGAGGCGCACAGGTCGAAAATCGCCTGCCGTGACGCATCGTTCCGGCAGGCGAGCTGCTTGTGGAGTTGCTGGGTGGCGGTTTTCAGACCGCTGAAGCTGAAATCAAGGGAGTCGTCCAGCCAGGCGCGAGGCAAGGCAAAGCGTGACGGATCGCCCTGTTCCGCATACCGGGAAACAACCGGTCCGCCGGGGTAACCGATGTCCAGAAGGCGGGCGATCTTGTCGAATGCCTCACCGGCGGCATCGTCACGGGTCCGTCCCAGCAGGGAGAAGCGGGAAAAATCGTCGACTCTGAAAAGAGCGGTGGTTCCTCCTGAGACGATGAGGGCCAGGTAGGGGAACGGCGGCTGTCGCGGCTCGAGAAAGGCTGAGAGCAAGTGGCCACTCATGTGGTCGACACCGACAAACGGTCGAGCGAGGCTGAAGGCCAAGGCTTTGCCATAACAAAAACCGACCAGCAACGAGCCGATCAAGCCGGGGCCTTGGGTGGCGGCGATCAGGTCGATATCCCCAAGGGTCTTGCCGGCCTGGCGCAAAGCCTCATCCACCACCGCGGTGATTGCTTCGAGATGGCACCGGGAAGCAAGCTCCGGCACAACACCGCCAAACCGGGCGTGTACGGCGTCCTGGCCGGAAACAACGTTTGCCAGGACGTTTGCGTCGCCATCGATAACGGCAGCCGCCGTATCATCACACGAGCTTTCAATACCAAGAATAATCATGGTCATCACAACAGAGCGTTTCTTCTCTGCGTTGTCGATACGGCGAGATGCCAGAGTGCTGCATGAAACGGTTATAGATCGCTGGTCGCCTCTCCGCCGGTCGGGTACGATCCCAGCCATTCGAAATACGAGCATTTGTTTTTGATCCGCTGGCACCCCTTGCGAATCCGTTCCTCTTCGATATGGCCCATCATGTCGAGGAAGAATACGTACTGCCAGTTTTTCCCCTTGATTGGCCGCGATTCAATTTTCGCCAGGTTGATCCCCTCTTCGGACAAGACCGTCAGGATCTTGCTCAGAGCCCCGGGACGATCAATGGTGCCGATCAGCAGGGAGGTGCGGTCGGAACCGCTGTACTCTGGCGATTTGCTGCCGATGATCAGAAAGCGTGTGGTGTTACCCTGATAATCTTCGATGCCTTTGACCACCACCTGCAACTCGTAGGTCTTGATCGCCAGAGAAGAGGCGATGGCCCCGATATTGGGGTTGTTGGCGGCCATTTGAGCAGCGGCGCTGGTGGAGAAGACGGGCAAGGTCGGAATTCTTGGCAGGTTCTTTTTCAGCCATTCACGGCACTGGGCCAATGGTTGGGCATGCGAGGCGACCGTCTGGATGTCGGCAATGTCGCCCGACTTGCAGACCAGGTTATGGCTGATCTCGAGCCGGACCTCACCACAGATCTTGACCCGGTATTTCATGAAAGAGTCCAGCGTGGAAAACACGGCCCCTTCGATGGAGTTCTCCACCGGGACGATACCGTAGGTCGTTCTTCCTTTCTCCACTTCCGCAAAGACTTCATCGATTGACTCCATTGCCTTGAAATCGGCGGAGTGACCGAAGTATTTCACCCCGGCCAGGTGAGTGAAGGTGGCTTCCGGACCGAGATAAGCGACCATAATCTTCTTCTGGGACAGGCGGCAGCTGGTGATCACCTCGTGAAAGATGGAGCGGAGGGCCTGTTCGGGGAAGACACCCCGGTTGTTTTCAAGGAGCCGGGTGTAGATTTGTCGTTCCCGCAACGGATCCCATTTGGCCCGCTTATCTTCATCCTTGAGTCTGCCGATGGCCTTGGCGCATTCGATTCGTTCTTTGAGAAGATCGAGAATAGAATCGTCTATGATATCTATTCTCCTTCTGATCTTGTTGATTTCCGGTGAGTTGTCTGTCATGGTGTGAGCTGCTGCCGAAGTGAATTTGCGGTATACCAACGGATGCGGTTTGGCCGGGTGTGCAGGGAGTATAGTTATTAGGCAAAAGAAAAATGTATGTCAAGCGCTAAAAGGTTGGTATAGAAAGTAGCCGGAGGCGGCGGAACCGGGGAGTGACGGTGGCTATCCCACACCTTACAAGCAACCAATAGACACAGACCATGCGAACGAAGACGGAGAAGACCTACGCAGAGATCAACGCCCGCATCAAGGCCGGCAAGGCGGTTGTTGTGACCGCCGAAGAGATGGTGGGAATCGTACGAGAAAAAGGGCCGGAAGCGGCGGCGAGACAGGTCGATGTGGTGACCACCGGTACCTTTGCACCCATGTGTTCGTCGGGAGCCTTTCTCAATTTCGGCCAGACCATACCTACCATCAAGGCCGCCCAGGTCTGGTTCAACAAGGTTCCCGCTTATGGTGGGCTGGCAGCGGTCGATGCCTATCTGGGCGTCACCGAACCGTGCGAAGACGACCCCTTGAACAAGGTCTATCCGGGAGAGTTCAAGTACGGGGGAGGGCATGTCCTGGAGGATCTGCTCAAGGGCAAGACCATCCTCTTGGAGGCCAAGGCCTACGGCACCGATTGCTACGCTGCCCGCAAGATGAAAAAGGAGATCACCCTGGCCGATTTGCGCGATGCCCTTTTATGCAATCCACGTAACGGCTACCAGAATTACAATTGTGCCGTCAATCTCTCCGACAAGGTCGTCTATACCTATATGGGGATGCTCAAGCCGCAATGCCGCAATGCAACCTACTGCAGCGCCGGTCAACTGAGTCCGTTGTTGAACGATCCCTATTATAAGACCATCGGCATCGGCACCAGAATCTTTCTCGGGGGAGGCATCGGCTATGTGACCTGGCATGGCACCCAGCACAATCCGGATGTGCCGCGAGGTGAAAACGGTGTACCCAAACGGCCGGCCGGGACCCTGATGGTCCAAGGTGACTTGCGTCAGATGAATGCCAGATGGTTGAAAGGGTTGTCGATCCTCGGCTATGGCTGTTCGCTGGCGGTGGGGCTAGGGATTCCCATTCCCATTTTAAATCCGGAAATGGCCGCCTCTACCGGTGTCGGCGATGATGAGATCTATACCCAGATCGTCGATTATGGGAGTGATTACACCAACAATGTCGCCCGAAATTACGGAGAAGTCAGCTATGCCCAGTTACGCAGCGGCAGCATTACGGTCAATGGTGCTGCCGTGCCCACTGCGCCGCTGTCCAGCCTCATCCGAGCTCGTGAGATAGCCGAAATCCTGAAAAAATGGATAGGCGAAGGCCGTTTTTTTCTGCATGAACCGGCTGAACTGCTGCCCGGCCCAATGACGGACGGCGGATGAACCGGATTACCCGCGGCAAACTGTCACGATTACGGGACTATTTTCAACGGCTACCGGCTGTTGCCGTCGCCTATTCGGGTGGGGTCGATTCGACCTTGGCGGGCTACGTGGCATGTCTGGCCAAGGGAGTGGATCAGGTGCTGCTGCTCCTCGCCGATTCGTGTCTGCTGGCCGAGAGGACCAGGGCTGAAGCCGAACGGGTGGTTGTCGATCATTTCCCCGATGGCGTGCGGTTTCTTCGAGTTCACGCGGATCCCCTGGCTCTGGAATCTTTGCAGCGCAACGATCGCTACCGCTGCTATCATTGCAAGTCCCTGATCTATCGGCAGCTGTTTGCCGAGGCGCAGCGCCACGGCATCACGATGCTGGTTGACGGCACCAACGTCGATGATTTGAGCGACGACCGGCCGGGGCTTAAGGCTGCCCGGGAGATGGGGGTGTTAGCGCCGCTGGCTGAGATCGGCTTTACCAAGAAGGAGATACGGGAAGCGGCTGCTTCCTTCGCACTGCCCAACGCCCATCTTCCGGCAGAATCCTGCCTGGCCACCAGGATTCCCCGCTTGACTCCTCTTGCAGCAGATACCTTGAGAAAAATCGAACAGATGGAGGATTTCCTCGCTGCGCTTGGTTTTGCCGGTTTCCGGGTGCGAATGCAGGAGGATAGCATCCTGCTGCACGTCAGCCAGGCTGATTGGAGCCGTCTCGCCGACCACTCGTTGAGAACGAAAATTATTACGTATTTTCGAACAATAGAGGTGAGCAGAGTGAGCGTAGATTTGTGTTGTCGCCGATAGTTTGCAGCAATAACTTTGTATTCTTTGACTTTTTTTTGATTTAGTTGTTGAATAAGCCCCATGATTCAATTATGCTATCGGCGTTTTCATCGTGAGGGCCCGAAAATCAAGGGTTACGACGGGTTGACGGAAGAGCGCGATGATGCTTGTTTAGTTTTTTTTTCTTTTGACAATTGAATGGTCTTTGATTAAAGCATCATACTCAAGGAGATAGGGAACAGCACAGCCCGTGCTGTTGCTCAGCTAAGAACGAATCAGCAGGGAGGAATTCATGAACAAAAAGGAACTGATCGAGAGTATTGCCGGAGCAGCCGAAATCAGCAAAGCCGCAGCCGAAAAGGCACTGAATGCGACGATGGCAGCCGTTGCCGACGCCTTGAAAAAAGGCGACAAAGTTACCTTGGTTGGATTCGGAACGTTCTCTGTTGCTAAACGTGACGCCCGTACCGGACGCAATCCCCAGACCGGAAAATCCATCAAAATTCCGGCCAAAAAGATTGCCAAGTTCAAAGCAGGCAGCAAACTGTCAGACGCCATTAACTGAGCAGGCAGTAAGATATTCCTAGCACGTTAAGAAAAGTTCCGTAAAGTTCAAGAATTCAACGAGCTGATGTCGGGACGTGGCTCAGTCTGGTAGAGCACAGCGTTCGGGACGCTGGGGTCGGAGGTTCGAATCCTCTCGTCCCGACCATTAAACTTAGCCGATTCAACGAAATACAAGTACACGAAACTTGATTAGCATGCTGGTAAGGTAAAAGCCGCTCCCCCTGGGAAGCGGCTTTTTCTTTGTGCGCCCGGCAGGGCGCACCTACTTGGAGGTGCAAGTCCTCTACTCGCCCGGCAAGGGGAAGAGTTAGCCGAACGGCAAGGGTGTTCCGGGCGACTGGAAATCTGGAGGAAGCCGAAGGCAAAGCGCTGGCCTGACGAACAGGAAGCGGATATGAGGCGTGG encodes the following:
- a CDS encoding iron-containing alcohol dehydrogenase gives rise to the protein MQDFVLHHPTKVIFGRHALSSLTAELGSWSGPLLLVYGRSSIHRSGLYETIVAALAAAGIEFYERGGVESNPTLAGARSGIATAIRHHCQGVLAVGGGSVIDTAKAIAAGCCVNHDLWKLFTGKKPLTRSLPVLTVPTVAGSGSEYNGGMVLTHEEKKRKFGYAHRLLFPRTSLIDPSLTCSVPPAQTLYGAVDILTHCLEVYLSAAIETSPLQRRLLESVSKSTIEACCRLFNDPFCYEDRATMFWAGSLALSGILTAGVGRIAMPLHALEHALSVRQEIPHGAGLAALLPGWLAFQIGRFGGRLAAFGRAVFAIDETNEAQAAALTVTAIESFLEAGGSSPRLSDWAITVEQIPELTAHCREQAAIWRLRNLPPDLIEAILRDCLKRGP
- the rsmA gene encoding 16S rRNA (adenine(1518)-N(6)/adenine(1519)-N(6))-dimethyltransferase RsmA, with the protein product MNRPKSVKSTLLEHHLAPSKRLGQNFLIHRATAESIVSAAGFSPADLVVEVGVGLGALTIPLAAMVNQVIGIELDQGLIRYHEQERILPTNVSLVHGDVLRIDLTHLADQAGQRLKIIANLPYSISNPFIFRIIEYRQVIDQVVVMLQKEVADRLSAAPNTKSYGIPTVLLGSCARIERLLILSPDHFHPRPKIDSQVIRITFLHDDPQPVPFDRLQQLVRAAFASRRKTLVNNLLASTLGLGEKKNSRASLPEQRRQHILHALATLGLSPSIRGETLTVEQFQALTAALWPS
- a CDS encoding DUF2062 domain-containing protein gives rise to the protein MNLKRSAKFAYLRLLRTKGTPRAIAGGAAIGVFVGLTPTIPFHTLMVFLLSLLSRTSFLAGLITSFAVCNPLTTLPIYFLSFKIGNLVTHYQLDWLQVSSVLHLLDGNHNLAARLQAITDLGLDTFTVMMIGGGLLALLPGIASYYLFYYLIVHYRQKRSSKHILR
- the tsaD gene encoding tRNA (adenosine(37)-N6)-threonylcarbamoyltransferase complex transferase subunit TsaD is translated as MTMIILGIESSCDDTAAAVIDGDANVLANVVSGQDAVHARFGGVVPELASRCHLEAITAVVDEALRQAGKTLGDIDLIAATQGPGLIGSLLVGFCYGKALAFSLARPFVGVDHMSGHLLSAFLEPRQPPFPYLALIVSGGTTALFRVDDFSRFSLLGRTRDDAAGEAFDKIARLLDIGYPGGPVVSRYAEQGDPSRFALPRAWLDDSLDFSFSGLKTATQQLHKQLACRNDASRQAIFDLCASFQQAVVEVLVEKSIRAAQTEALSHLVIGGGVSANSSLRRELLRRCTEASLHLYLPAPAHCTDNAAMIAFAGLQRYVNGDHGSWGDDVFSRSKLGH
- the pheA gene encoding prephenate dehydratase — translated: MTDNSPEINKIRRRIDIIDDSILDLLKERIECAKAIGRLKDEDKRAKWDPLRERQIYTRLLENNRGVFPEQALRSIFHEVITSCRLSQKKIMVAYLGPEATFTHLAGVKYFGHSADFKAMESIDEVFAEVEKGRTTYGIVPVENSIEGAVFSTLDSFMKYRVKICGEVRLEISHNLVCKSGDIADIQTVASHAQPLAQCREWLKKNLPRIPTLPVFSTSAAAQMAANNPNIGAIASSLAIKTYELQVVVKGIEDYQGNTTRFLIIGSKSPEYSGSDRTSLLIGTIDRPGALSKILTVLSEEGINLAKIESRPIKGKNWQYVFFLDMMGHIEEERIRKGCQRIKNKCSYFEWLGSYPTGGEATSDL
- a CDS encoding homocysteine biosynthesis protein; its protein translation is MRTKTEKTYAEINARIKAGKAVVVTAEEMVGIVREKGPEAAARQVDVVTTGTFAPMCSSGAFLNFGQTIPTIKAAQVWFNKVPAYGGLAAVDAYLGVTEPCEDDPLNKVYPGEFKYGGGHVLEDLLKGKTILLEAKAYGTDCYAARKMKKEITLADLRDALLCNPRNGYQNYNCAVNLSDKVVYTYMGMLKPQCRNATYCSAGQLSPLLNDPYYKTIGIGTRIFLGGGIGYVTWHGTQHNPDVPRGENGVPKRPAGTLMVQGDLRQMNARWLKGLSILGYGCSLAVGLGIPIPILNPEMAASTGVGDDEIYTQIVDYGSDYTNNVARNYGEVSYAQLRSGSITVNGAAVPTAPLSSLIRAREIAEILKKWIGEGRFFLHEPAELLPGPMTDGG
- the larE gene encoding ATP-dependent sacrificial sulfur transferase LarE, which translates into the protein MNRITRGKLSRLRDYFQRLPAVAVAYSGGVDSTLAGYVACLAKGVDQVLLLLADSCLLAERTRAEAERVVVDHFPDGVRFLRVHADPLALESLQRNDRYRCYHCKSLIYRQLFAEAQRHGITMLVDGTNVDDLSDDRPGLKAAREMGVLAPLAEIGFTKKEIREAAASFALPNAHLPAESCLATRIPRLTPLAADTLRKIEQMEDFLAALGFAGFRVRMQEDSILLHVSQADWSRLADHSLRTKIITYFRTIEVSRVSVDLCCRR
- a CDS encoding HU family DNA-binding protein is translated as MSREEFMNKKELIESIAGAAEISKAAAEKALNATMAAVADALKKGDKVTLVGFGTFSVAKRDARTGRNPQTGKSIKIPAKKIAKFKAGSKLSDAIN